The sequence TCGCGCTGACCCCCGTTCGAGGGGAATCGCTTGCTTAGGATCGACGCGCGCAACGACGCACATCAAGAGGAGCACCCATGCCATCGACCCCCTCGGGAGCCGCGGCCGCGTCCACCGACGCACTCGCCCAGGATCCGAATCTGCCGCCCGTCGCCGTCCCTCCGGAGGACCTGAAGCGCGAGTCCAGATGGACCCCAGCCAAGATCGCGCTCTGGGCCGGGATCGCCCTCCTCGGCGGCGTCGCCTGGACGATGCTCGCCATCGTCCGCGGCGAGACCGTGAACGCGATGTGGTTCGTCTTCGCCGCGGTGTGCACGTATCTCATCGGGTACCGCTTCTACTCGAAGGTCATCGAGCGGCACCTCACCAAGCCCGACGATCGGCGGGCGACGCCCGCCGAGGTCAAGGCCGACGGCAAGGACTACGTCCCGACCGACCGCCGCGTGCTCTACGGCCACCACTTCGCGGCCATCGCCGGTGCCGGACCGCTCGTCGGGCCCGTGCTCGCGGCGCAGATGGGCTACCTGCCCGGCACGATCTGGATCATCGTGGGCGTGGTGCTCGCGGGTGCCGTGCAGGACTATCTCGTGCTGTTCTTCTCCATGCGCCGTGGCGGCCGCACCATCGGGCAGATGGCGCGCGACGAACTCGGGCGCGTGGGCGGCACCGCGGCGATGATCGCGGCGCTGCTCATCATGATCATCATCGTCGCGATCCTCGCGCTCGTCGTGGTGAACGCCCTCGGTGAGAGCCCATGGGGCGTGTTCAGCGTCTCCATGACCATCCCGATCGCGCTGTTCATGGGCGTCTACCTGCGGTTCATCCGCCCGGGGCGGATCACCGAGGTGTCCATCATCGGGTTCGTGCTGCTCATGCTCGCGATCATCGGCGGCGGATGGGTGGCGAGCACCGAGTGGGGCTACGCGATGTTCCACCTCGACCGCACGACGATCGCATGGGGCATCATCATCTACGGCTTCGTGGCGGCGGTCCTGCCGGTGTGGCTGCTGCTCGCCCCGCGCGACTACCTCTCGACGTTCATGAAGATCGGCGTCATCGTGATGCTCGCGGGCGCGGTCGTGCTCGTGCGCCCGGAGATCAGCGTCCCGGCGATCAGCGAGTTCGCGAACAGCGAGCTGGGGCCGGTGGTCAGCGGGTCGTTGTTCCCCTTCCTCTTCGTCACGATCGCCTGCGGCGCGTTGTCGGGCTTCCATGCCCTGATCGCATCCGGCACGACCCCGAAGCTCGTGGAGAAGGAGCGGCAGACCCGGGTCATCGGCTACGGCGGCATGCTCATGGAGTCGTTCGTCGCGATCATGGCGCTCGTGGCCGCGATCTCGCTCGATCGCGGCATCTACTTCGCGATGAACTCCTCGGCGGCGATGACGGGCGGCACCGTGGAGGGCGCGGTCGCGTTCGTGAACTCGCTCGGCCTCACAGGCGTCAACCTCACCCCGGAGATGCTGACCTCGACCGCAGCGGCCGTCGGTGAGGAGAGCATCGTCTCGCGCACGGGCGGGGCGCCGACCCTCGCACTCGGTCTCGCGAACATCATGCAACAGCTGTTCGGCGGTGCCGCACTCGCGGGCTTCTGGTACCACTTCGCGATCATGTTCGAAGCGCTCTTCATCCTCACCGCCGTCGACGCGGGCACGCGCGTCGCCCGGTTCATGCTGCAGGACTCGATCGGCAATGTGCTGCCGAAGTTCAAGGACGTGAGCTGGCGACCCGGGGTCTGGATCTGCACGGCGATCATGGTCGCCGGCTGGGGTGCGATCCTGATCATGGGCGTGACCGACCCGCTCGGCGGCATCAACACGCTGTTCCCGCTGTTCGGCATCGCGAACCAGTTGCTCGCGGCCATCGCGCTCGCGGTCGTGCTCGCGATCGTCGCGAAACGCGGCGCGTTCCGCTGGCTGTGGATCGTGGCGCTGCCACTCGCGTTCGCGGCGGTGGTGACGATCACCGCCTCCATGTACAAGATCTTCTCGCCGGTTCCGCAGGTCGGGTACTGGGCGAACCATTTCGCGTTCAAGGACGCCCTCGCGGCGGGCGAGACGAGCTTCGGCACGGCGACCAGCGTCGAGGCCATGGAGGCGGTCGTGCGCAACACCTTCGTCCAGGGCATGCTGTCGATCATCTTCGTGAGCCTCGCGATCGTGGTCATCGCGATATCGGTCGGCGTGACGATCCGGGCCATCCGGAGGGGCGGCGGCACAGACGCCGAGGACCCGGCCGTGCCGAGCCGGCGCTTCGCGCCCGCGGGCTTCGTCGCGACGCGTGCCGAGCGCGCGATCGAGGCGGAATGGAGCGAGCACGATGCCGAGCGCGACGTCGCGTCGCCCGCAGGCCGGGCCGGTCACTGATGGCGGCGCACCGAGCGCGATGAGCGACGACGCGAGCGCGACGTCACGTCGCCGGCAGGCCGGGCCGGTCACTGATGGCGGCCCACAGAGCGCGATGAGCGACGACTCGAGCGCGGGAGGCATCCGGTCGACGAGCCGGATGTCTCCCGCGCGCGCCGCGCGAGGCATCCGCTGGTGGCTGACGAATCTCATGGGCGACCGCGCCTACGAGACGTATCTCGAACATCACCGGCGCCATCACCCCGATGTCGCGCCGCTCACCGAGCGCGCCTTCTGGCGCGCGCGCGACGACGATCGCGACGCGAACCCCGGCGCGCGCTGCTGCTGACGGGCGGGGCGACTCGGTATTCCGGCATTGCGGGGCTACCGGTGCGCCCGCAATGCGAGCAGAATCGGCGCGGACGCTTCGAACGAGAGGAATGCTCATGGCCGTGCTGCTCAACCCCTACCTCAACTTCAAGGACAACGCGCGCGAGGCGCTCGAGTTCTACCAGTCGGTGTTCGGCGGCGAGCTGAACACCAGCACCTTCAGCGAGTACGGGCAGAACGACAGCCCGGCCGATGCCGACAAGCTCATGCACGGGCAGCTCACGACCGAGGCCGGGCAGACGATCATGGCCGCGGATACGCCGTCGACGATGACCTATACGCCGGCTGCGGGCATCTCGTTGTCACTCTCGGGAGACGACGATGCGACGCTGCGCCGCTATTGGGATGGGCTCATCGCGGGCGGAACCGTCGTGCAGCCGCTCGAGGTCGCGCCGTGGGGGGACGCGTTCGGCATGCTCGTCGACCGATTCGGCATCAGCTGGCTCGTGAACATCGCCGGCCCCGACAACCAGTAGCCGCCGCGACGCGCACCCAGGCGACTCGCCGCGTGCCCACGGCGGCTTCATAGGATCCCGCGCAACGCTTGCGGCATGTCCCGACGTGTCGCGCTTCCGGTGGTGACCGCGGCGTATCTCGCGATCGTCGCGTGGGCGACGCTCGGCCCGGTGCCGTGGGACGCCGTCGGATACGAGGCGCCGTTCGGTGTGCTCACGCCCTCGATCTGGTTCGAGCGCTCGACCTGGGCCATCGGGTCGCCCTTCGAGTTCACGGCGAACATCGTCATGTTCGTGCCGATCGGGGTGTTGTTCGCCCTCATCGCGGGTCCGCGGAAGTGGCTCGGTGCGCTGGCCGCCGCGGGCACCGCGAGCCTCGCGATCGAACTCGTGCAGATCCCCCTCGCCGACCGCATCTCCGACCCGCGCGATCTGCTCGCGAACACCGGCGGCGCCGTGATCGGGATCGCCCTGGTGGGTCTGGGTCGGCTCGTCCGCCTCGCCTGGCACGCGATGAACCGATCGGCTGATCGGGCGCGCGTCGCGCGCTGACCGACCGCGCGGGCTGAACTCTGGGTGAACTCTCGCCGGGTGCCCCTCGGCAGGCTTGTCGCGTGACGGCGGCGTGCTCAGACTGACGCCATGCACACCGACGAAGAAGACCGCGCAGTCGACCAGGTCATCGACCGTCTCGCCGAACGGTTCCCGACGGCCGACCGGGAGCACATCGCCGAGGTCGTCGACGAAGAGCACCACGAGCTCGACGGCAACCCCATCCGCGAGTACGTGCCGGTACTCGTCGAACACGATGCGCGCGACCGGCTCCGCACGGAGGGCGCCGAGGCGACGCCGCTCGCCACGGAGTCGGATGACCCAGCGGCCGGTCCGGTCAGCTGATCACCGCCGCTCGTGACGAAGGCGCGCGGAGCGCTCAGTCGAACAGGTCGCTGAGCCAGTTGTCCTTCTTCTTCTTCCGGGGGTAGCCCTGGTCGTAGCCTCGGTCGTCGTGGCGGCGGTCGTCGTAGCGACGGTCGTCGCGGCGCTGCTCGGGGTAGTCGCGGTCGCGGCCGCCCATCTGGCGAAGCAGGTCGAGCGGGTTCTGCGAGGTCTGCTGCGGGTACCCCTGCGGCGGATACGGCGGCTGCGGTGCGGCCTGCTGCGGTGCGGCCTGCTGCGGTGCGGCCGGCGCCTGGAACTCCTGGCCGGCGCGCTCGATGATCTTGTCGAGCTCACCGCGATCGAGCCACACGCCGCGGCACGTCGGGCAGTAGTCGATCTCGATGCCGCTGCGCTCGCTCATCACGAGCACCGCGCCGTCGTTGGGGCACTGCATGGGGGCTCCTTCGTCCGTCAAGGGTCTCCGGACGAGCATAGGCAGCCGAGCTGTGGGAATGCTTCCGAGTCCCCCTCGGTGTCAGACTTGCCCCATGCGCATCATCGTCACCGGCGGCTCGGGCAAGCTCGGCCGTACCGTCGTCCGCACGCTCCACGACGAGGGTCACGAGGTGGTGAACCTCGATCGGGCCGGCGAGCGCGGTCGTGTCGTCATCGTCGACCTCTCGGATGCCGGTCAGGTGCTCGACGCGATCTCGGGCATCGACGAGCAGCACGCGGGCGTGGACGCGATCGTGCACCTCGCTGCGGTGCCGGCGCCGGGGCTGATGAGCGACGTGGCGACGTTCCACAACAACATGCTGTCGACCTTCAACGTGCTGCAGGGGGCGCGGCGTGCCGGGGTGCGGCGCGTCGTGACGGCATCGAGCGAGACCGTGCTCGGACTGCCGTTCGACGTGCCGCCGCCGTACATCCCGGTCGACGAGGACGTGACGCGCCCCGAGTCGACCTACTCGCTCGTGAAACACCTCGAGGAGCAGCTCGCGGAGCACCTGGTGCGCTGGGACCCCGAGCTGTCGATCACGGCGCTCCGATTCTCGAATGTGATGGATCCCGAGGACTATGCGGCGTTCCCCGCGTTCGACGCCGATGCCCGGGCGCGCAAGTGGAACCTGTGGGGCTACGTCGACGCCCGCGATGGCGCGCAGGCGGTGAGCCGGGCGCTCGCGACGGCGAAGCCGGGCTTCGAACGCTATGTGATCGCCGCGGCGGACACCGTCATGTCGAGGCCGAATGCGGAGCTCGTGGCCGAGGTCTTCCCCGGCGTCGAGGTGCGGGGCGAGCTGGGCGTGCACGACACGATGCTGTCGATCGACAAGGCGCGGCGCGAGCTCGGCTACGAGCCGGCGTTCTCGTGGCGCGATCACGTCAGCGACTGAGCGAGTGCGTCAGCGACTGAGCGAGTACGCTCGGCGCATGCGCTTCCGGTTCACCGCACCGCTCTGGGAATGGCGATCGCGTGCCGAGTGGTACTTCGTGACGCTGCCGGCCGAGGCATCCGCCGACATCGGTGAGGTTCCGCGGCCGCCGCGCGGGTTCGGCGCGGTGAAGGTCCGGGTGCGGGTCGGCGGGTCACGCTGGTCGACGTCGATCTTTCCCGACTCGACGCAGGGCGCGTACGTGCTGCCCGTGAAGAAGGCCGTGCGCGAGGCCGAGGCGCTCGAAGAAGGCGCGCCGGTCACGGTCGAGCTCGAGCTCGTCGACATCTGATCCGCCCCATTGCGGAGGTCAGCCTGCGTCCCTAGAGTACTGATATGCAATCTACACGTGGTGTCGCCTCGGCATTCGTCCTCGTCGTCTCCGGATGTCTCGGGCTGCTCGCGCCCGCGGCGGCCCACGCCGCTCATGCAGCGTCCGACTGGGGCCCCGACACCGAGCCGGTGGTCGCGTGGCGCGCGACCTCGCTGCCGCCGTTGCAGGATCACCAGGCGGTCTGGCTACCCATTGATTCGTTCACCTGCCCCGGGGAGCATCCCTGGCTCCTCGATCGCCGCCTCTCCCAGCGCGAGGACCTGCCGCGCGGGGTCGACGTCGACCGGGGAAGGTCCGTGATCGTGGCGATCGGCGGCGAGCCGACGATCGACGAGGCGACCGGCTACGTGACCGGCTGGGGCGAGGGTGTGAGCCGTGCGGCGAACTTCCATCCGACCGACCCGTCATACGCGACGGTCCGGGCCGTGTGTACGAGCGATCCCGACCTCGCGTACACCGGCACACCCTAGGTTGTGTCTCCCACCTGCTCGCGACGGCGACCAGGTGGGAGACACGCCCTAGGAGCGAGGCTCGCGCGGGGACAGGTCCGGCCGGATCCGGGTACCGAACTCGTGCTTGAGGGCGCTGAGCGCCGCGTACCAGCCACCGAGCCCGTGCACGCCGGGCCCCGGCGCGGCCGAGGCGCCGCACAGGTACACCCCGCGTGCGGGCGTGCGCCAGGGGTCGCGCGAGATCACCGGGCGCTTGAGCAGCTGCCACACGTCGGGCTCGCCCGACGAGATGTCGCCGAGCACGTAATTGGGGTTGTGCGCTTCCACCTCGACGGCGGTGCTCGACGCCGTCGCGAGGATGGTGTCCCGGAATCCGGGCGCGAAACGCTCGATCTGCGCAGTCACGGCTTCGGCACGGTCGATGTTGGAACCGCGCGGCACGTGCGTGTAGGTCCAGAGCGACTGCTGGCCGGCGGGCGCGCGGCCGGGGTCGAACACCGACGGCTGCGACACCAGCACATACGGAGCCTCCGGGTGCATGCCGCGCGTCACCGCGTTCTCGGCGGCCGCGATCTCGGCGCGGGTGCCGCCGACGTGGACGGTGCCCGCGGTGGCGAGCTCGCGATCGCGCCACGGAACCGGGCCCGACAGGGCGAAGTCGACCTTCGCGACCCCGTTGCCGTAGCGGAACCGGTCGAGCGCGGCGACGTACCGGCCGGGCAAGCGTGAGCCCGCGAGCTCGGCGAGTGCGCGCGGCGTGACGTCGAGCAGCACGGCCCGCGCGGGCGGCAGCTCGTCGATCGAGGTCACCTCATGCCCGGTGATGAGCTCGCCTCCGTGCGCGACGAGGTCGTCGACGAGCGCCGTGATGATCGCTTGGCTGCCGCCTCTGGGGATCGGCCAGCCTACGGTGTGCGCGTAGGTCGCGAGCGAGAGCCCGGCACCGGCAGCCGCAAGGCTCGGGAGCGGGAGGATGGTGTGCGCGGCGACGCCCGTGAGCAACGCGGGCGCGAGATCCTCCTCGAACCGGGCGTCCCAGGCCGGGCTGCCCTGCTCGAGCGCCCGGAGACCGAATCGCAACGCGGTGATGGGGTCGGCCGGGACACGGAGCAACGCCGAACCGGTGAAGT is a genomic window of Agromyces protaetiae containing:
- a CDS encoding NAD-dependent epimerase/dehydratase family protein, with the translated sequence MRIIVTGGSGKLGRTVVRTLHDEGHEVVNLDRAGERGRVVIVDLSDAGQVLDAISGIDEQHAGVDAIVHLAAVPAPGLMSDVATFHNNMLSTFNVLQGARRAGVRRVVTASSETVLGLPFDVPPPYIPVDEDVTRPESTYSLVKHLEEQLAEHLVRWDPELSITALRFSNVMDPEDYAAFPAFDADARARKWNLWGYVDARDGAQAVSRALATAKPGFERYVIAAADTVMSRPNAELVAEVFPGVEVRGELGVHDTMLSIDKARRELGYEPAFSWRDHVSD
- a CDS encoding phytoene desaturase family protein — translated: MSREAYDAIVVGAGPNGLAAAVTLARAGLAVRVYERNETPGGGARTSELTLPGFTHDVCSAVHPLAFASHFFREFGLTRRVEFVVPELSFAHPLDGGRAALAWRDLERTAEGLGRDGAAYRSLMQPLVTHLRGVADFTGSALLRVPADPITALRFGLRALEQGSPAWDARFEEDLAPALLTGVAAHTILPLPSLAAAGAGLSLATYAHTVGWPIPRGGSQAIITALVDDLVAHGGELITGHEVTSIDELPPARAVLLDVTPRALAELAGSRLPGRYVAALDRFRYGNGVAKVDFALSGPVPWRDRELATAGTVHVGGTRAEIAAAENAVTRGMHPEAPYVLVSQPSVFDPGRAPAGQQSLWTYTHVPRGSNIDRAEAVTAQIERFAPGFRDTILATASSTAVEVEAHNPNYVLGDISSGEPDVWQLLKRPVISRDPWRTPARGVYLCGASAAPGPGVHGLGGWYAALSALKHEFGTRIRPDLSPREPRS
- a CDS encoding VOC family protein; the protein is MAVLLNPYLNFKDNAREALEFYQSVFGGELNTSTFSEYGQNDSPADADKLMHGQLTTEAGQTIMAADTPSTMTYTPAAGISLSLSGDDDATLRRYWDGLIAGGTVVQPLEVAPWGDAFGMLVDRFGISWLVNIAGPDNQ
- a CDS encoding YbdD/YjiX family protein, which encodes MSDDSSAGGIRSTSRMSPARAARGIRWWLTNLMGDRAYETYLEHHRRHHPDVAPLTERAFWRARDDDRDANPGARCC
- a CDS encoding VanZ family protein encodes the protein MSRRVALPVVTAAYLAIVAWATLGPVPWDAVGYEAPFGVLTPSIWFERSTWAIGSPFEFTANIVMFVPIGVLFALIAGPRKWLGALAAAGTASLAIELVQIPLADRISDPRDLLANTGGAVIGIALVGLGRLVRLAWHAMNRSADRARVAR
- a CDS encoding DUF1905 domain-containing protein, producing MRFRFTAPLWEWRSRAEWYFVTLPAEASADIGEVPRPPRGFGAVKVRVRVGGSRWSTSIFPDSTQGAYVLPVKKAVREAEALEEGAPVTVELELVDI
- a CDS encoding TFIIB-type zinc ribbon-containing protein, whose translation is MQCPNDGAVLVMSERSGIEIDYCPTCRGVWLDRGELDKIIERAGQEFQAPAAPQQAAPQQAAPQPPYPPQGYPQQTSQNPLDLLRQMGGRDRDYPEQRRDDRRYDDRRHDDRGYDQGYPRKKKKDNWLSDLFD
- a CDS encoding three-helix bundle dimerization domain-containing protein codes for the protein MHTDEEDRAVDQVIDRLAERFPTADREHIAEVVDEEHHELDGNPIREYVPVLVEHDARDRLRTEGAEATPLATESDDPAAGPVS
- a CDS encoding carbon starvation CstA family protein, whose protein sequence is MPSTPSGAAAASTDALAQDPNLPPVAVPPEDLKRESRWTPAKIALWAGIALLGGVAWTMLAIVRGETVNAMWFVFAAVCTYLIGYRFYSKVIERHLTKPDDRRATPAEVKADGKDYVPTDRRVLYGHHFAAIAGAGPLVGPVLAAQMGYLPGTIWIIVGVVLAGAVQDYLVLFFSMRRGGRTIGQMARDELGRVGGTAAMIAALLIMIIIVAILALVVVNALGESPWGVFSVSMTIPIALFMGVYLRFIRPGRITEVSIIGFVLLMLAIIGGGWVASTEWGYAMFHLDRTTIAWGIIIYGFVAAVLPVWLLLAPRDYLSTFMKIGVIVMLAGAVVLVRPEISVPAISEFANSELGPVVSGSLFPFLFVTIACGALSGFHALIASGTTPKLVEKERQTRVIGYGGMLMESFVAIMALVAAISLDRGIYFAMNSSAAMTGGTVEGAVAFVNSLGLTGVNLTPEMLTSTAAAVGEESIVSRTGGAPTLALGLANIMQQLFGGAALAGFWYHFAIMFEALFILTAVDAGTRVARFMLQDSIGNVLPKFKDVSWRPGVWICTAIMVAGWGAILIMGVTDPLGGINTLFPLFGIANQLLAAIALAVVLAIVAKRGAFRWLWIVALPLAFAAVVTITASMYKIFSPVPQVGYWANHFAFKDALAAGETSFGTATSVEAMEAVVRNTFVQGMLSIIFVSLAIVVIAISVGVTIRAIRRGGGTDAEDPAVPSRRFAPAGFVATRAERAIEAEWSEHDAERDVASPAGRAGH